The following nucleotide sequence is from Diospyros lotus cultivar Yz01 chromosome 3, ASM1463336v1, whole genome shotgun sequence.
aaaaaaacaaaaaatttaagaagaaaaagaaaaaaaaaaaaaaaaaaaccttcttCTCTTGAGTTTTCCTAATTCCCAGCCAATCTAGGAAGGAAATATTTCTTTAACTTAATCAAGGAGATACATGCATTGGGCATCAAGtgctattattattaattaattttcaaatcatgGGGTGGGGCTGCAAcgattttgtttatataataacGTCACATGCATGTATCTGTGACAATAGTATTAGTTGCCCCAAAATAATATCAGATTATTATGTGCAACGTTTGCAGTgattggttttctttctttctttctttctttaaattagtACTTGAAGATATATAATAGAGAATACtgtttaacataattttttttttttgtatataaacACTTTTACGCAAAAATTAACCATATAACAAATAGCCCAACAACTCCGAATCATATAGCAATGTCAGTATTCTATTTAGGTCATCTtcaaatcaaaacaaacaaacgCTTGAGCCTAATTAGCCTTTGCCTAACTCAACCAATAATAATACCTcctcaaaggcccaacaaacaagaaaacacacTACCTACCTACCTACCTAACTCAACCAATAACAcctcaaaggcccaacaaataTTTAAGTCTCAACCAAGAAAACTCACACCCTGTCGACAGAATCATGCCAAGTTGCACAATATCGTAACAGGGAGCTGCTATTGAAACTCAATACATGTATATCGCACCAAATAAGAATCAGGGAATATCGCGGTTTCTCCGGCCGCCGTCGCTAAATCCGGCACCTCCTTTGGCCCTGGGGTCGTGGCCGTGGTTCGCCGAAGCTTCCCCGTAGTCGTCCACTTCCACTCTCAGAGACCTCGCCTCCGCCGCATCCACAACCACCGCCATCTTCTCTCCTGTGAACC
It contains:
- the LOC127797789 gene encoding uncharacterized protein LOC127797789 → MEREREREREREREMEIGVRLWWCCLFFSFAFVCFAGNSISFQGEKMAVVVDAAEARSLRVEVDDYGEASANHGHDPRAKGGAGFSDGGRRNRDIP